One window from the genome of Mycolicibacterium gadium encodes:
- a CDS encoding glycosyltransferase family 39 protein: MPGQEVATKSRVAVLDPLVVGVFGAALSIAGAGRPSFWYDEAATISASYSRSLGQLWHMMGNVDAVHGLYYVLMHGWFTIFGPTEFWSRVPSALAVGGAAAGVVVLGRQFSTRTVALSAGVLCAILPRATWAGIEARPYALTMLAAAWSTVLLVHGVRRNNDWIWLCYAAAMTASILLDVYLALMFLAHAVFLCFHRPARTVVVRFAVAMVCTCLAVAPFVRLAVGQAHQIIWISPVGRRTVEDVAVQQYFERSPLFLIVSCCVVLGAIILWRFTSAELSGPDRQLLAVAIAWLVVPTVLILGWSALVHPIYTPRYLCFTAPAMALALGVCVGALAVRPWAVAVVLVVFAAAAAPNYLLVQRSPYAKYGMDYSQVADLIEAKSKGEPGECLLVNDTVTFMPAPMRPLLAARPDAYDNVVDISLWQTAVERDDVFDTNLIPEASVGPLNVCRVLWIITQADPERPAHEQHPAMDPGPLFGGTPAFAVTRETGYRLLERWQFNLIQVIKAER; this comes from the coding sequence CGAAGTCGAGGGTCGCGGTGCTCGATCCCCTCGTCGTGGGGGTGTTCGGCGCCGCGCTCAGCATCGCCGGCGCCGGTCGGCCATCCTTCTGGTACGACGAGGCGGCGACGATCTCGGCGTCGTACAGTCGCTCGCTGGGTCAGCTGTGGCACATGATGGGCAACGTCGACGCCGTCCACGGCCTGTATTACGTGCTCATGCACGGCTGGTTCACGATCTTCGGACCGACGGAGTTCTGGTCGCGCGTGCCCAGCGCACTGGCCGTCGGCGGTGCTGCGGCGGGCGTCGTGGTGCTGGGCAGACAGTTCTCGACGCGCACTGTCGCACTGAGCGCCGGTGTCCTGTGCGCGATCCTGCCGCGCGCGACGTGGGCCGGCATCGAGGCGCGGCCGTACGCGCTGACGATGCTGGCCGCCGCGTGGTCGACTGTTCTGCTGGTGCACGGTGTGCGCCGCAACAACGACTGGATCTGGCTCTGCTACGCGGCGGCCATGACGGCATCGATTCTGCTCGACGTTTACCTCGCGCTGATGTTCCTGGCACACGCCGTCTTCCTGTGCTTTCATCGTCCGGCCCGGACCGTCGTCGTACGGTTCGCCGTCGCCATGGTGTGCACATGTCTGGCGGTGGCGCCGTTCGTGCGGCTGGCCGTCGGTCAAGCGCACCAGATCATCTGGATCTCACCGGTGGGCCGCCGGACCGTCGAAGACGTGGCCGTTCAGCAGTACTTCGAGAGAAGCCCGTTGTTCCTGATCGTCTCCTGCTGCGTCGTCCTCGGAGCGATCATCTTGTGGCGCTTCACATCTGCGGAACTTTCCGGGCCGGATCGCCAGTTGTTGGCCGTCGCGATCGCGTGGCTGGTGGTCCCTACCGTGTTGATCCTCGGGTGGTCGGCCCTGGTCCATCCGATCTACACGCCGCGGTATCTGTGCTTCACCGCACCGGCGATGGCACTCGCACTGGGGGTGTGCGTCGGCGCGTTGGCGGTCCGGCCATGGGCAGTCGCCGTCGTGCTGGTCGTCTTCGCTGCTGCGGCGGCGCCCAATTACCTTCTGGTGCAACGCAGTCCGTATGCGAAATACGGAATGGACTACAGCCAGGTCGCCGACCTCATCGAAGCGAAGTCCAAGGGCGAGCCGGGTGAGTGCCTGCTGGTGAACGACACCGTGACCTTCATGCCCGCGCCGATGCGCCCCCTGCTCGCGGCTCGGCCCGATGCCTACGACAACGTCGTCGACATCAGCCTGTGGCAGACGGCGGTCGAGCGCGACGACGTCTTCGACACCAACCTCATACCTGAGGCGTCGGTAGGTCCCCTGAACGTCTGCCGCGTCCTGTGGATCATCACGCAGGCCGATCCGGAACGGCCTGCCCACGAACAGCATCCGGCGATGGATCCGGGCCCGCTATTCGGCGGCACCCCGGCCTTCGCCGTAACCCGTGAAACCGGCTACCGGCTGTTGGAGCGCTGGCAGTTCAACCTGATTCAGGTCATCAAAGCGGAGCGATGA